Proteins from one Vicinamibacteria bacterium genomic window:
- a CDS encoding lytic transglycosylase domain-containing protein, translating to MSPVRPFLSLVLLIAGTPAARAEIAVMSSGKILYVDRFERADELITLFITGGGEVTVPAELVVNVVPNEIVEELETTEATDDAIRKLGLFPHLAPLIEPAAEKYAIDPNLVAAVIWAESSGDPNAVSVKGALGLMQLMPQTARELGVERPVDPQQNVDGGTRYLRQMLDAHGGDVSLALAAYNAGPDAVRRHGGVPPYRETRTYVGRVLDMYERARDRGSP from the coding sequence GTGAGTCCCGTGCGTCCGTTCCTGTCTCTCGTTCTTCTGATCGCGGGCACGCCGGCCGCGCGCGCCGAGATCGCGGTCATGTCGAGCGGTAAGATTCTGTACGTGGATCGTTTCGAGCGTGCGGACGAGCTCATCACTCTCTTCATCACCGGGGGAGGCGAGGTGACGGTCCCGGCGGAGCTCGTGGTGAACGTCGTCCCCAACGAGATCGTCGAAGAGCTGGAAACCACAGAAGCGACCGACGACGCGATTCGGAAGCTCGGGCTCTTCCCTCACCTCGCGCCTCTCATCGAGCCCGCAGCCGAAAAGTATGCCATCGATCCGAATCTCGTCGCCGCGGTAATCTGGGCGGAGTCGAGCGGCGACCCCAACGCGGTATCGGTGAAGGGAGCCCTCGGTTTGATGCAGCTCATGCCGCAAACGGCTCGAGAGCTCGGGGTCGAGCGTCCCGTCGATCCGCAGCAGAATGTCGACGGAGGTACGCGGTATCTGCGGCAAATGCTCGACGCTCACGGTGGAGACGTCTCGCTGGCGCTCGCCGCCTACAACGCCGGTCCCGACGCGGTCCGGCGACACGGAGGTGTCCCTCCCTATCGAGAGACGCGGACGTATGTCGGCCGAGTGCTCGACATGTACGAGCGCGCCCGTGACCGAGGCTCACCATGA
- a CDS encoding glycosyltransferase family 1 protein produces the protein MRIGIDAHHINGKPQGSRTHLIELVRALARLTDEEIWIYSFRPEETKEILNVSTLIHRRIFPESARFRVPFVTPALELAHRLSLFHSQYIAPPASFVPQVVTIHDILFETHPQLFVGAFSRRSVALIRRSARRARVVLTVSEYSRRAITERYGLGNERVVVTPNAVDPRRYRPRSDTESDLEARYGLRRPYVLNVGRLEPRKNLERLIRAFGRVRERIDPSLVLALAGDRDFGYETTLSEAARLGEGAVRWLGPVDDEDLPSLYRGATALAYPSLAEGFGMPVLEAMACGIPVLSSPRGALSEVAGDAALMIDPEDEEALAAGLETIHGDESLRKRLIARGLARAKCFDWEESARRTLAAYRVAVERAL, from the coding sequence ATGCGCATCGGAATCGATGCCCATCACATCAACGGCAAGCCGCAAGGAAGTCGCACCCACCTCATCGAGCTCGTTCGGGCCCTGGCCCGACTCACCGACGAGGAGATCTGGATCTACAGCTTCCGCCCGGAGGAGACGAAGGAGATCCTGAATGTTTCCACCTTGATCCATCGTCGCATCTTCCCCGAGTCGGCTCGGTTTCGCGTGCCGTTCGTCACGCCGGCCCTCGAGCTGGCACACCGTCTGAGCCTCTTTCACTCACAGTACATCGCGCCTCCGGCATCCTTTGTACCTCAAGTCGTGACCATCCACGACATCCTCTTCGAAACCCACCCGCAGCTCTTCGTCGGGGCATTCTCTCGACGGTCGGTGGCGCTCATCCGGCGCTCCGCCCGCCGGGCGCGCGTCGTGCTCACGGTTTCGGAGTACTCGCGAAGAGCGATCACCGAACGCTACGGGCTCGGAAACGAGAGGGTCGTGGTCACGCCCAACGCGGTCGATCCCAGGCGGTACCGGCCCCGGAGCGACACCGAATCGGACCTCGAAGCGCGATACGGTCTGAGGCGGCCGTACGTCCTCAACGTGGGAAGGCTCGAGCCGCGGAAGAACCTCGAGCGACTGATCCGGGCGTTCGGTCGAGTGCGGGAGCGCATCGACCCATCGCTCGTTCTGGCGCTGGCGGGCGATCGCGACTTCGGCTATGAGACGACACTATCCGAAGCAGCGCGGCTTGGTGAGGGGGCGGTCCGGTGGCTCGGCCCCGTCGACGACGAGGACCTGCCTTCGTTGTACCGCGGGGCGACGGCACTCGCCTATCCGTCCCTTGCCGAGGGCTTCGGCATGCCGGTTCTCGAAGCGATGGCCTGTGGGATTCCGGTCCTCTCCTCGCCTCGCGGCGCGCTCTCCGAGGTCGCCGGGGACGCGGCGCTCATGATCGATCCCGAGGACGAGGAGGCTCTCGCCGCGGGTCTCGAGACGATCCATGGCGATGAATCCCTCCGCAAACGTCTTATCGCCCGAGGCCTGGCGCGCGCGAAATGCTTCGATTGGGAGGAGTCGGCGCGGAGAACGCTCGCGGCCTACCGCGTGGCGGTCGAGCGCGCTCTTTGA